The Mycolicibacterium duvalii DNA window ATGCAGGAGGATCCGTCGGGTTTCCGCTCGCTCAACGACTGCACCCGAATCTGGAAGGACGGCCGCGTCGAACAGCTGGGCTGGCCGCGGGTCAAGATCCATTACCGCTCCGGTACCCGCATCCCGACCGGCGCCACCATCGACGCGACCGCATTCGACGGCAGCCCGGTACATTTCGACGTCGAGTCGAAGCTGGCGGTGCCGATCCACGTCGGCGGCGGCTACGGCGGAGACTCCGACTGGCTGCACGGGATGTGGAAGGGCGAGCGTTTCACCGAGCGCCTGACCTACGACATGACCGATCCGGCGATCGTCGGCCGGGCCGGGTTCGGGGTGATCGACCACGTCGGCCGCGCGGTGTGCCGGGATGCCGACGGCACCGAACGCGAGGGATGGGGGCTGTTCGAGCACGGCGCTCTCGGCCGTCACGACCCGTCCGGATTCGCCGACTGGCTGACCGTCGCGCCCTGACCCGCGGCCGGGCGGCCGGGGTCAGGCCGAACGGGCCTCGGGGACTTTCGCGCGGCCGAACACCATCGACTCCTCGATGCGGTCGAACCGGTGGTCGATCGCGTCGAGCACATAGTTGTGCCGCACGTTCCACGGCCGGTGCGTCCCGGACTTCGGCAGCGCGTGCGGTGCCCGCTTGACGTAGCCGGCGTTGATGTCCCAGGCGGGCTTCTCCGGCATCACGACGTCACCGAGGTGCGGGTAGGCATGCGTGTACCCGTGAGCGTCCATGTGCGCCAACAGATCTGCCACCGCCCGGGCGGTCAGGTCGGCCCGCAGCGTCCAGGAGGCGTTGATGTAGCCCACGCACCAGGCCAGATTCGGCACGTCCTCGAGCAGGTGCTCCTTGTAGACGAAGCGCTCCTGCGGCTTGATCTCCTCGCCGTCGATGCTCAGGTCCACCCCACCGAGGGCCTGCAGCTGCAGGCCGGTCGCGGTGATCAGCACGTCGGCGTCGATCCGCTCGCCGGACTTGAGCACCACGCCGGTGGTGTCGATGTGGTCGATCTGGTCGGTCACCACGTCCGCGCGGCCGGCCTTGATGGCCTCGTAGAAGTCGCCGGACAGGATCAGGCACAGCCGCTGGTCCCACGGGTCGTAGCTCGGCTTGAAGTGCACGTCGACCGGATAGTCCTTGGGCAGATAGTATTTCGCGACCGCCCGGATGAGGCGCCGGCTCAGCTTGGGCGCTTTGCGCGCGACGCCGTAGACCGTGACGATGAACAGCAGGTTGTACAGCCAGGCCAGCCGGTAACCGAGCCGGCGCGGGGGGATCCTGCGCAGGAACTGCACCACCGAGTTCACACGTTGCCCGGACAGCAGATACGTCGGCGACCGCTGCAGCATGGTCACGTGCGCGGCGTCGCGCACCAGCGCCGGCACCATGCTGATCGCGGTCGCGCCGCTGCCGACCACCACGACCCGCTTGCCGGTGTAGTCCAGATCCTCGGGCCAGTGCTGGGGGTGGACCACCGGGCCGGCGAAGTCGGCCAGGCCCGGGAATTCCGGACGGAACGGATGGTCGTAGTCGTAGTAGCCGGTCGCGAAGAACAGGAACCGGCCGCGCAGCGTGGTGGCCTGACCGTCGTGGGTGACCTGCACCGTCCAGGTGTCGGTGGCCGAGTCCCAGTCCGCGGACAGCACCCGGGTGTCGAACTGGATGTGGCGGTAGATGTCGTGCTTGCGCGCGGTGTCCTCGAGGTAGTCGCGGATGTCGGGGCCGTCGGCGACGTTCTCCGGCCGGGTCCAGGGCTCCCACGGATAGGACAACGTCAGGATGTCGCTGTCGGAGCGGATGCCGGGGTACCGGTGCAGATCCCACGTCCCGCCGATCCGGGAGCGGCGTTCCAGGATCCGGTAGCTCAACTGCGGGTTGCGCTGCTGGATCCGGTAGGCCGCACCGATCCCGGAGATACCCGCTCCGATGATCAGGACATCGGCGTCCGGACGTACTGAGAATTCCTGGTCGTGCTGGCGCACCCGCACCCTCCTTTGGTCCGCGTACGTACCACGATATGGGTCAGTGGCCCGGCGCGTCGACGATCGCTGCGATTTCGGCGTGCAAAACGACGCTCTGCGACAGTTTTCACGCCGAATCAGCCAGGATGGGGCCCATGGCCGACGTGGTTGTCGTGGGGGCAGGTTTCGCGGGGCTCACCGCGGCGCGCGAGTTGACCCGGGCGGGTCACGATGTGGTCGTCGTGGAGGGACGCGACCGGGTCGGTGGCCGCTCGTACACCGTGGAGCTGGCCGGCGTCCCGGTCGATCTCGGCGCGACGTTCGTCGGGCCCACCCAGGACGCGGTCCTGCGGCTGGCCGCCGAGCTGGGGTGCGAGCCGGTCCCGACCTACGGGCAGGGCAAGAACCTGATCCGCTGGCGGGGCCGCGTCCGCAGTTATCGCAGCACCATCCCGCGGTTGTCGGTGCTCGAGTTGCTCGACGTGTCGCGCATCCAGTGGCGTTTCGAGCGCATCTGCCGCAAAGTGTCGGTCAGCGAGCCGTGGAACTCCCCGGCCGCCGAGCAGCTGGACTCCATGTCACTGGACCGCTGGCTGCGCTCCGTGCACGCCGGAGCCTCGGCGCGCGAGCTGATGGCCATCATGGCCCGCGTCACGTGGGGCGCCGAACCCGACGCGGTGTCGCTGTTGCACGCGGTGCGCTACGTCAAAGCCGCCGGCGGGCTGGGTCGCATGCTCGACGTCGAGGGTGGCGCCCAGCAGGACCGATTCGCCGCCGGCACCCAGCAGATCGCGGTGCGGATGGCCGAGGAGCTCGGCGACCGGGTGCGGCTGGGCGCGCCGGTACGCCGCATCAGTACCGCAGCGGATGGCACGCTGACCGTCGCGACCGATGTCGCGGAGATCGCCGCCGCAGCTGTGGTGGTCGCGGTCCCGCCCGCCCACCGCGCCGGCATCGAGTTCGATCCACCGCTGCCGCCCGGCTACGACATGCTCGCCCGGCACTGGCCGCAGGGCCGGCTCAGCAAGGCCTACGCCGCCTACGACACGCCGTTCTGGCGCCGTGACGGCTGTTCGGGTGAGGCGCTGTCCGATGAGGGACCGGTGTTCATCACCTTCGACGTCAGCCCGGGCGACGCGGGTCCGGGCGTGCTGCTCGGCTTCACCGACGCGCGGACGTTCGATCCGCTGCCCGCCGACCGGCGCCGCGAGGTCGCGCTGGCCGGGTTCGCCGGCCTGTTCGGCGAGGCCGCGCACCGGCCGGTGGCCTACCTCGATCACTGCTGGGGCGCCGAGGATTTCGCGCCGGGCGGGCCGACCGCGGCGGTGCCGCCGGGCGCCTGGACCGAACACGGCCGGTGGCTACGCCAACCGGTCAACGGGATCCACTGGGCGGGCACCGAGACCGCCGACGTGTGGACGGGCTTCCTCGACGGCGCCGTGCGTTCGGGACTGCGGGCGGCCGCCGACGTGCATCAGGAACTGGCGCGGCGCGGCTGAGCCACGGATTCGAGCAGCCACCGCAACTGGGCGTTGACCTCGTCGGGGCGTTCCAGGATCGCGCAGTGCCCGCCCGGCAACTCGACGAACCGCGCGAGGTTCGGCGCCGCCGCGGCGATCTTGCGTGCCGAGACCATCGGTGACAGGCGGTCCTGCCTGCTGCCGATGACCAGCGTCGGCACCGTCAGATTGGTCAGGTCGATGTGCTGGGGCCCCAGATGGTCGACCAGCGCGGCGGCCCACCCGCCGCGCCCGGCCGGAGGCGTCGTGTCGAACAGGTCGAACACGAAGCGGCCGATGTCGGGGTGGGCGTCGCGGCCCACCGCGATCAGCGACATCAGCCGGCGGCTGGGCCCGGTGACGGCGCGGCCCAGCGGCGCCCCGCCGAAGGTACGGATCACCGACGCCGCAGCACGCACTCGCGCCTCGGCGAAGCCGGCCGGCACCGGCAACAGGTTGATGTGGTGCAGCAGCTCGCCGGTCGTGGTGTTTATCAGGGCCACCGCATCGGCGCGGTTCGCGACACTGTCGGCGAAGCGCTCCGACCACGACGTGATCGCGATGCCGCCCATCGAGTGCCCCGCGATGACCGCACGCTCGCCCGGCGCCAGCGTCGCATCCAGCACCGAGTCGAGGTCTGCGGCCAGATGGTCCATGGTGTACCCGCCGCGCCGCGGTGGCACACCGCTGCGGCCGTGGCCGCGGTGGTCGTAGGCGATCACCCGGTAGTGCTCCGACAGCTCGGCGATCTGGTGAGCCCACACCCGGATCGCGCACGTGATGCCGTGCGCGAAAACGATCGGGTAGCCGTCCTCAGGCCCGAACACCTCGGTGTGCAGTCGCACGCTGTCAGCGGACCGCACCTCGACGATGCGCCCCTCGGGCAGGGCGGCGGCGGGGGCGTACACCCGTCGGCGCGATCTGGAGCTCACCCGCTGTGCCATCACCACTCCTCGTTCGGCGACATTGCCGGGAAATCGACTGTACCGCCGCGCAGCCCCGTCGGCGGCGACGACACCGTGCGGTTGAATGGTGCCGACGACAACCAGGAGGCCGCGATGCGCGCGATCCAGATAGCCAGTCTCGACGGACCACAGGCCGCGACGTTGGTCGACATCTCCGAACCGGCGGCCGAGGACGGCATGGTCCTTGTCGAGGTGCATGCGGCCGGGGTCGCGTTCCCCGATGCCTTGCAGTCGCGCGGGCTCTACCAGTACAAGCCCGAGATGCCCTACACCCCGGGCGCGGAGGTCGCCGGCGTGGTGCGCAGCGCCCCCGAAGGCGCCGGTGTGGTCGCCGGCGACCGGGTCGCGGGTCTGACGATGCTGTGCGGGGCCATGGCCGAAGTCGTTGCGCTGCACCCGGAGCGGGTGTTCAAGCTGCCCGACTCGGTGTCGTTCCAGGCGGGTGCGGGTCTGCTCTTCAACGACCTGACGATGCACTTCGCGTTGCGCACCCGGGGTCGGCTGCAGGCCGGCGAGACCGTACTCGTGCACGGCGCGGCCGGGGGCATCGGCACCTCGACACTGCGGCTGGCCCCCGCGTTCGGTGCGGCACGCACCATCGCTGTGGTCAGCAGCGACGCCAAAGCCGACGTGGCCCGGGCGGCGGGCGCGTCCGACGTGGTCCTGGCCGACGGTTTCAAGGACGCGGTCAAGGAGCTGACCGGGGGTCGTGGCGTGGACATCGTCGTCGACCCGGTCGGCGGGGACCGGGTGACCGACTCGCTGCGCTGCCTCGCGCCGGCCGGACGCCTGCTGGTGGTGGGCTTCACCGCCGGCGACATTCCCAGCATCAAGGTCAATCGGCTGCTGCTCAACAACGTCGACGCGGTCGGGGTGGGGTGGGGCGCGTGGACCATGACCCACCCCGGCTATCTGCGCGAGCAGTGGGACGAGTTGGAGCCGCTGCTGGCCGACGGCAGAGTCGCCGCACCGCAGCCCGTGGTCTATCCGCTGGAGCGCGCCGCCGACGCGATCGCCTCTCTGGAGGACCGCACGGCGCGGGGCAAAGTCGTCGTCGCCGTGCGGTAGCGCCTGTCACTGGCGCATGTACTTTGCCCACTGCGATGATGGGTGCCGTGCCCAGCGCTGAGAAGCCCGCTACCGCCGATCGCCCGGTTGCTGGTTTCCTCGATTCGGTCGCGGCACGTCCCACCGGGCTTGTCATCGAGGGCGAAGCCGGCATCGGGAAGTCGACGTTATGGCTGTCGCTGGCCGAACAGGCGGCGGCCCGCGGGTACCGCGTGTTGTCGGCGCGGGTCGGCGAGGCGGAGTCGGTGATGGCCTTCTCGGCGCTGGCCGATCTGCTCGCCGAGGTCGACACCGAACATCTGAACGCACTGCCCGGACTGCAACGGCTGGCCCTGGACCGGGTACTGCTGCGCGCCGGCGTGGACGGCCCTCCTACCGACCACCGCGTGGTCGCTGCTGCCTTCGTCGCGGTACTGCGCGCGCTGGGCGCGGACGGCCCGGTCTTGCTCGCGGTCGATGACATCCAGTGGCTGGACACCTCCAGTCGCGGGGTGCTCGCCTTTGTGGCGCGCCGCTTGCGCGGCCCGTGCGGGCTGCTGGTCACCGAGCGCACCGTGCCCGGCAGCGGCACGGTGGCACGGTGGTTGCAGCTGGACCGCCCCGACGGCCTCGAACGCTACGCGGTGCGGCCGATGACCGCGCCGGCGCTGCACACGACGATCACCCAACGACTCGGCCGCAGCTTCCCACGCCCCGCCGTATTGCGGATCACCGAGATATCCCGGGGCAATCCGTTTTTCGCGCTGGAGCTGGCTCGCGCGCTCGGCGACCGCACCGACATGTCCGACCAGCCCCTGCCCGAGACACTCGCCGAGGTGGTGCGCGCCCGCGTCGATGGGCTCACCGAGGACGTGCGCGGGCTGCTGTTGACCGCGTCATGTGTGCCGAACCCGACGGTGGAGTTGTTGTCCAGCGCGGCCGGCACCCCGCCCGAGCGCGTGACCGCACTCCTCGAGCACGCCGAGTCGCTCGATGTCGTCACCCTCGATGGTCACCGGATCCGGTTCAACCATCCGCTGCTGGCCAGCGTGGTCTACAACGACGCGCCCGCCGGCACGCGTCGAGCCACGCATCGCACGCTGGCCGGCCTGGAGAGTCACCCGGAACTGCGGGCCCGCCACCTGGCCTTGGCCTCGACCAGCGGCGACGACGAGATCTTCGCTGCGCTGGACCAGGCCGGCGATTCGGCGCGGGCGCGGGGCGCGCCCGCGGCCGCGGCCGAGCTGATCGATCTGGCGATCAAACTCGGCGGCGACACTGTGGTCCGGCGGCTGAAGTCGGCGGAGAACCACTTCCTGGCCGGCGACACCGCCAAGGCCAAGGAGGTTCTCGGCGCGGTGGCCGACTACCAGCCGGCGATCATGCGCGCGCTGGGCGCGGTGCTGCTGGCCACCGTCTCCATGTACGACAACAAGCACACCACCGCGGTCACCCTGCTGCGGACCGCGCTCGACGACGCCACCGGGAACATCCCGGTCATGGTGCAGGTCCTTCTACGACTGTCGTTCGCGCTGCACAGCATCGGTGATTCGGCCGAGGCT harbors:
- a CDS encoding flavin-containing monooxygenase produces the protein MRQHDQEFSVRPDADVLIIGAGISGIGAAYRIQQRNPQLSYRILERRSRIGGTWDLHRYPGIRSDSDILTLSYPWEPWTRPENVADGPDIRDYLEDTARKHDIYRHIQFDTRVLSADWDSATDTWTVQVTHDGQATTLRGRFLFFATGYYDYDHPFRPEFPGLADFAGPVVHPQHWPEDLDYTGKRVVVVGSGATAISMVPALVRDAAHVTMLQRSPTYLLSGQRVNSVVQFLRRIPPRRLGYRLAWLYNLLFIVTVYGVARKAPKLSRRLIRAVAKYYLPKDYPVDVHFKPSYDPWDQRLCLILSGDFYEAIKAGRADVVTDQIDHIDTTGVVLKSGERIDADVLITATGLQLQALGGVDLSIDGEEIKPQERFVYKEHLLEDVPNLAWCVGYINASWTLRADLTARAVADLLAHMDAHGYTHAYPHLGDVVMPEKPAWDINAGYVKRAPHALPKSGTHRPWNVRHNYVLDAIDHRFDRIEESMVFGRAKVPEARSA
- a CDS encoding flavin monoamine oxidase family protein, giving the protein MADVVVVGAGFAGLTAARELTRAGHDVVVVEGRDRVGGRSYTVELAGVPVDLGATFVGPTQDAVLRLAAELGCEPVPTYGQGKNLIRWRGRVRSYRSTIPRLSVLELLDVSRIQWRFERICRKVSVSEPWNSPAAEQLDSMSLDRWLRSVHAGASARELMAIMARVTWGAEPDAVSLLHAVRYVKAAGGLGRMLDVEGGAQQDRFAAGTQQIAVRMAEELGDRVRLGAPVRRISTAADGTLTVATDVAEIAAAAVVVAVPPAHRAGIEFDPPLPPGYDMLARHWPQGRLSKAYAAYDTPFWRRDGCSGEALSDEGPVFITFDVSPGDAGPGVLLGFTDARTFDPLPADRRREVALAGFAGLFGEAAHRPVAYLDHCWGAEDFAPGGPTAAVPPGAWTEHGRWLRQPVNGIHWAGTETADVWTGFLDGAVRSGLRAAADVHQELARRG
- a CDS encoding alpha/beta fold hydrolase, with the protein product MAQRVSSRSRRRVYAPAAALPEGRIVEVRSADSVRLHTEVFGPEDGYPIVFAHGITCAIRVWAHQIAELSEHYRVIAYDHRGHGRSGVPPRRGGYTMDHLAADLDSVLDATLAPGERAVIAGHSMGGIAITSWSERFADSVANRADAVALINTTTGELLHHINLLPVPAGFAEARVRAAASVIRTFGGAPLGRAVTGPSRRLMSLIAVGRDAHPDIGRFVFDLFDTTPPAGRGGWAAALVDHLGPQHIDLTNLTVPTLVIGSRQDRLSPMVSARKIAAAAPNLARFVELPGGHCAILERPDEVNAQLRWLLESVAQPRRASS
- a CDS encoding NADPH:quinone oxidoreductase family protein; translated protein: MRAIQIASLDGPQAATLVDISEPAAEDGMVLVEVHAAGVAFPDALQSRGLYQYKPEMPYTPGAEVAGVVRSAPEGAGVVAGDRVAGLTMLCGAMAEVVALHPERVFKLPDSVSFQAGAGLLFNDLTMHFALRTRGRLQAGETVLVHGAAGGIGTSTLRLAPAFGAARTIAVVSSDAKADVARAAGASDVVLADGFKDAVKELTGGRGVDIVVDPVGGDRVTDSLRCLAPAGRLLVVGFTAGDIPSIKVNRLLLNNVDAVGVGWGAWTMTHPGYLREQWDELEPLLADGRVAAPQPVVYPLERAADAIASLEDRTARGKVVVAVR
- a CDS encoding helix-turn-helix transcriptional regulator; this translates as MGAVPSAEKPATADRPVAGFLDSVAARPTGLVIEGEAGIGKSTLWLSLAEQAAARGYRVLSARVGEAESVMAFSALADLLAEVDTEHLNALPGLQRLALDRVLLRAGVDGPPTDHRVVAAAFVAVLRALGADGPVLLAVDDIQWLDTSSRGVLAFVARRLRGPCGLLVTERTVPGSGTVARWLQLDRPDGLERYAVRPMTAPALHTTITQRLGRSFPRPAVLRITEISRGNPFFALELARALGDRTDMSDQPLPETLAEVVRARVDGLTEDVRGLLLTASCVPNPTVELLSSAAGTPPERVTALLEHAESLDVVTLDGHRIRFNHPLLASVVYNDAPAGTRRATHRTLAGLESHPELRARHLALASTSGDDEIFAALDQAGDSARARGAPAAAAELIDLAIKLGGDTVVRRLKSAENHFLAGDTAKAKEVLGAVADYQPAIMRALGAVLLATVSMYDNKHTTAVTLLRTALDDATGNIPVMVQVLLRLSFALHSIGDSAEARRHIRDAVKLAEELGVAGITSAALAWSVQLDFQCGHGLDEVALDRALELYDSSLDLPIIFRAPMINALALSGTGRLEEAHRQLVELRTVGLERGAESDMMAIAGFLAINHIWRGQIAEAQAEAAEAVERAEQLGGDEVLIIPMTVRAAAAAFAGRVDEARADARWVLDASSRRQSSLADWPGMTLCFLEESLGNHRAALDALDHDFLHPSTAVATELIMSWHLPDAIEAMVGVGQLTDAENLTAALEHAGEQHRRPWTRAVGARCRAMLLAAGGDVAAAEQSAQQAMREHELLPMPFERARTQLVLGQLQRRLRRKSAAAATLTDALRTFERLGTPLWAQRAQAELSRTAVSASGGAGGLTTSEQRVAELAASGATNKEIAAAMFITPKTVEHHLTKIYRKLGIGSRAELGRRMDQIHSNGD